The proteins below come from a single Terriglobia bacterium genomic window:
- a CDS encoding BrnA antitoxin family protein produces the protein MKKEYDFRKGKRGAVIRTPPGKTRITIRIDNEVIGWFRETVDKQGGGSYQTMINKALHDYIEKCGEPIEETLRRVIREEMRHSA, from the coding sequence ATGAAAAAGGAATATGACTTCAGGAAGGGCAAGAGGGGCGCCGTCATCCGGACTCCACCCGGAAAGACACGAATCACCATTCGAATCGACAACGAAGTAATTGGATGGTTCAGAGAAACCGTGGATAAGCAGGGGGGTGGCAGTTACCAAACCATGATCAACAAGGCGCTCCACGACTACATCGAAAAGTGTGGGGAACCAATCGAAGAAACACTCCGCCGAGTAATTCGTGAAGAGATGCGTCACTCCGCATAG
- a CDS encoding BrnT family toxin: MTFEWDPDKAYGNLKKHGISFADAVEVLSDSNAMTIEDLSTEEQRHITLGLDAIGRILIVVYTGRGDRVRIISARKGTARERAQYEERK; the protein is encoded by the coding sequence ATGACGTTCGAGTGGGATCCGGACAAGGCCTATGGAAACCTCAAAAAACATGGAATTTCGTTCGCAGACGCCGTTGAAGTTCTTTCAGATTCAAACGCTATGACGATCGAAGATCTATCCACAGAAGAGCAACGACATATCACGCTGGGGCTTGACGCAATCGGCAGAATCCTCATCGTTGTGTACACAGGGCGTGGCGATCGAGTAAGAATCATCTCGGCAAGAAAAGGAACCGCACGGGAGCGTGCGCAGTACGAGGAGAGAAAATGA